The Oscillatoria salina IIICB1 genome includes a region encoding these proteins:
- a CDS encoding DUF4253 domain-containing protein, whose product MAIETLAELYDLLSKTELSKSKIAKLAIPESTQSAFAIEVPQPQMLSCWRLLRSLIEKTNMYPLLTYNWIYTTRNWQEDMNEQNYFIRSEYLYEQRNSFIESVAPESIANAAKSLNGEVIINKRIKEYDREDNREWWESKLYLQNLEATKQDYGVTPSSGEVETALNSEAIITDVDFERWLFTWELENVPREKTLVLPDLSYQEWFDGSFSHTIPLLLLPTPNSWETLAYIHFYGSQNSTEDIAILKYWHDKYDTELVAHYGTMLQFFVNNKPPTPIEAYELAAQHYEFAPCTLILPGVAIREHAKALLHLDRWFLHEKP is encoded by the coding sequence ATGGCAATCGAAACTTTAGCAGAATTATACGATCTACTTAGCAAGACTGAATTAAGTAAAAGTAAGATTGCTAAATTAGCAATTCCCGAATCAACCCAATCAGCTTTTGCTATAGAAGTACCACAACCACAAATGTTGTCTTGTTGGCGTTTGTTGCGATCGTTGATAGAGAAAACTAATATGTATCCTCTACTTACTTATAATTGGATTTATACTACGAGAAATTGGCAAGAGGACATGAATGAGCAGAACTATTTCATTCGTTCGGAATACCTATACGAACAAAGAAATAGTTTTATTGAAAGTGTCGCACCAGAATCTATTGCTAATGCTGCCAAAAGCTTAAACGGAGAAGTAATAATTAATAAAAGAATCAAAGAATACGACCGTGAAGATAATAGAGAATGGTGGGAATCTAAATTGTATCTTCAAAATTTAGAAGCAACCAAGCAAGATTATGGTGTTACTCCCTCATCAGGAGAAGTAGAAACAGCTTTAAATTCCGAAGCAATAATTACAGATGTTGATTTTGAACGCTGGTTATTTACTTGGGAATTAGAAAATGTTCCACGAGAAAAAACATTAGTATTACCAGATTTGTCTTATCAAGAGTGGTTTGACGGAAGTTTTAGCCATACGATCCCTTTGTTACTATTGCCGACACCTAATAGCTGGGAAACTCTTGCTTATATACATTTTTACGGCTCGCAGAACAGCACCGAAGACATTGCTATCCTGAAATATTGGCATGACAAATACGATACCGAACTGGTAGCTCATTATGGAACTATGCTTCAGTTTTTCGTCAATAACAAACCGCCAACTCCCATAGAGGCTTATGAATTAGCTGCTCAACACTACGAATTCGCACCTTGTACTTT